The Nitrospirota bacterium genome includes a window with the following:
- a CDS encoding cupin domain-containing protein, which yields MIDRKKVQQLWHSRGFSCDLWVDPPGQVWEDYVHSVDELLMVVEGELELEMQGRTFRPKPGEEVFIPANVVHSVRNVGGTTAQWLYGYKKG from the coding sequence TTGATAGATCGTAAAAAGGTTCAGCAACTCTGGCATTCCCGCGGCTTTTCCTGCGACCTGTGGGTTGATCCGCCGGGGCAGGTATGGGAGGATTATGTCCATTCCGTAGATGAACTCCTGATGGTGGTCGAGGGGGAGTTGGAGCTGGAGATGCAGGGCCGGACGTTCAGGCCCAAGCCCGGGGAGGAAGTCTTTATTCCCGCCAATGTGGTACATTCTGTCCGGAACGTGGGCGGGACCACCGCACAGTGGCTGTACGGATACAAGAAGGGGTAA
- a CDS encoding 3'-5' exonuclease, with protein sequence MKIVLDIETVQAPREEWARLVGVTPARPDDVLAEGDCDLFTLGEAQDRKRMEDELYEKSAFDGTFSRIVCIGLIEFSDAMEPRGGIAWYGANERELLRQFWARLGQERPSLFITHNGLGFDLPFIKKRSVIHQVRPSIDINLAKFRTEPVYDTMAVWSNWDSRGWIKLDVLARALNVETKSGSGLQVAEMWAKGQGKEIALYCLQDTYVTYACYCRMNFRPPLSKEVVLLQPELIEVA encoded by the coding sequence ATGAAAATCGTCCTCGACATCGAGACCGTGCAGGCGCCGCGCGAGGAGTGGGCCCGGCTCGTCGGCGTCACGCCGGCCCGTCCTGATGACGTGCTGGCCGAGGGGGATTGCGACCTCTTCACACTGGGCGAGGCCCAGGATCGGAAGCGGATGGAGGATGAGCTCTATGAAAAGTCGGCTTTCGACGGCACCTTCAGCCGGATCGTCTGCATCGGCCTGATCGAATTCTCCGACGCGATGGAGCCGCGCGGCGGGATCGCCTGGTACGGGGCAAACGAGCGGGAATTACTGCGGCAGTTCTGGGCCAGGCTGGGGCAGGAGCGTCCGAGCCTATTCATTACGCATAACGGGCTGGGTTTCGACCTACCGTTTATCAAGAAACGGTCCGTCATTCACCAGGTCAGGCCCAGCATCGACATCAACCTGGCCAAGTTCCGGACCGAGCCGGTGTACGACACCATGGCGGTTTGGAGCAACTGGGATTCGCGCGGCTGGATCAAGCTGGATGTGCTTGCCCGCGCGCTGAACGTCGAAACCAAATCCGGCAGCGGGCTCCAGGTCGCGGAGATGTGGGCGAAGGGCCAAGGAAAAGAAATCGCGCTGTATTGCCTGCAGGACACCTACGTGACCTATGCCTGCTACTGTCGGATGAATTTCCGGCCGCCTCTGTCCAAGGAAGTGGTGCTTCTCCAGCCCGAGTTGATCGAGGTGGCATAG
- a CDS encoding adenosylcobalamin-dependent ribonucleoside-diphosphate reductase, translating into MGVQPVFDIQTESGQYLSNNVVVHNCFIQSIEDDLVNENGIMDLWVREARLFKYGSGTGTNFSRLRGDGEPLSGGGRSSGLMSFLKIGDRAAGAIKSGGTTRRAAKMVCLDLDHPDVEEFIDWKVIEEQKVAAMVTGSKICAQRLNAVLKACHVVGGDGQMKVEIDPKKNPALQEAIHAARRDHVPEAYIDRMFAYAQQGFTHFVFHEYDTNWDGRAYQTVSGQNSNNSIRIPNAFFEALEKDGDWQLKRRTDGKVCKVVKARELWDKIAWAAWICADPGTQYDTTINEWHTCPEDGRINASNPCSEYMFLDDTACNLASINLAEFFTPDGRFDLETFRHAVRLWTIVLEISVLMASFPSRAIAEKSYIFRTLGLGYANLGTILMRQGIPYDSPQALAICGAITAIMTGEAYSASAEMAAELWPFPGYAKNREHMLRVIRNHRRAAYNAPPEEYEGLTIKPMGIQPEHCPPDLLLAARRAWDRALELGTAYGFRNAQVTCIAPTGTIGLVMDCDTTGIEPDFALVKFKKLAGGGYFKIINQSLPPALRTLGYTETQMQDIVHYCIGRQTLKGAPFINHETLKEKGFDDAALERLEHSLKQAFEIQFAFNKFTLGEEFCREKLGFTDAQLNEPNFNMLKALGFTQEEVAAANDYCCGAMTVEGAPHLKAEHLPVFDCANRCGRIGQRYIPIEAHIRMMAAAQPFISGGISKTINMPADATVEDVKAAYLLAWRSMVKAVALYRDGSKLSQPLNASSDSGKAVEPSADVLSAAEKMTERVLVRYRYLAKRRPLPARRNGYTQKAIVGGHKIYLRTGEYEDGTLGEIFLDMHKEGAAFRSLMNCFAIAISLGLQHGVPLEEFVEAFVFTRFEPNGPVKLNDRIKMATSIIDYIFRELAVTYLDRYDLAQVQPEDLRMDSVKKDDQDPECTDEEADIQALQSASIIADKFPSRHDAGNGARGNGQGNGHALAHQVEITRESLTVTAIRDTARLKGYEGDPCPECKQFTMVRNGTCLKCVNCGATNGCS; encoded by the coding sequence ATGGGAGTGCAGCCGGTCTTCGACATTCAAACGGAAAGCGGACAGTACCTCTCCAACAATGTCGTCGTGCACAACTGTTTCATCCAGTCCATCGAGGACGATCTGGTCAACGAGAACGGCATCATGGACCTGTGGGTCCGCGAGGCGCGCCTCTTTAAGTACGGAAGCGGAACGGGGACGAATTTCTCCAGGCTGCGCGGCGACGGAGAGCCGCTGTCCGGCGGCGGCCGGTCGTCGGGGCTGATGTCGTTTCTGAAGATCGGGGACCGGGCTGCCGGCGCGATCAAGTCGGGCGGGACGACCCGGCGAGCGGCCAAGATGGTCTGCCTGGATTTGGACCATCCGGATGTCGAGGAGTTCATCGACTGGAAGGTGATCGAAGAGCAGAAAGTGGCCGCCATGGTCACCGGTTCAAAAATATGCGCACAACGATTGAACGCGGTGTTGAAGGCCTGTCATGTGGTCGGCGGCGACGGCCAGATGAAAGTGGAGATCGATCCCAAGAAGAATCCGGCGCTCCAGGAGGCCATCCACGCGGCTCGGCGCGACCACGTGCCGGAAGCCTATATCGACCGCATGTTCGCTTATGCCCAGCAGGGCTTCACGCATTTCGTCTTTCATGAATACGACACGAATTGGGACGGCAGGGCCTATCAGACCGTGTCGGGGCAGAACTCCAACAACAGCATTCGTATCCCCAATGCGTTCTTCGAGGCGCTGGAAAAAGACGGCGACTGGCAGCTCAAGCGGCGGACGGACGGCAAGGTCTGCAAAGTCGTCAAGGCGCGGGAGCTGTGGGACAAGATCGCCTGGGCCGCCTGGATCTGCGCCGATCCCGGCACGCAATACGACACGACCATCAATGAATGGCATACCTGCCCGGAGGACGGGCGCATCAACGCGTCGAATCCCTGCAGCGAGTACATGTTCCTGGACGACACGGCGTGCAACCTGGCGTCCATCAACTTAGCCGAATTCTTCACGCCGGACGGACGGTTCGACCTGGAGACCTTCCGTCACGCGGTGCGCCTTTGGACCATCGTGCTGGAGATCAGCGTGTTGATGGCCTCGTTCCCCAGCCGCGCGATCGCGGAAAAGAGCTACATCTTCCGGACATTGGGGTTGGGGTACGCCAACCTGGGCACCATCCTGATGCGGCAAGGCATTCCCTATGATTCGCCTCAGGCTTTGGCGATCTGCGGCGCCATCACGGCCATCATGACCGGCGAAGCCTACAGCGCTTCCGCCGAGATGGCTGCCGAGCTGTGGCCCTTCCCCGGCTACGCGAAAAATCGCGAGCACATGCTGCGGGTGATCAGAAACCACCGCCGCGCAGCCTACAATGCGCCGCCGGAGGAATATGAAGGGCTGACGATCAAGCCGATGGGCATCCAGCCGGAACATTGTCCGCCCGACTTGCTGCTGGCGGCCCGGCGGGCATGGGATCGGGCATTGGAACTGGGCACGGCCTACGGGTTCCGCAACGCCCAGGTGACGTGCATCGCGCCGACCGGCACGATCGGGTTGGTGATGGATTGCGATACGACCGGCATCGAGCCGGACTTCGCGCTGGTCAAGTTCAAGAAACTGGCGGGCGGAGGCTACTTCAAGATCATCAACCAGAGCCTTCCGCCGGCGCTGAGGACCCTCGGGTACACGGAGACACAGATGCAGGACATCGTCCATTACTGCATCGGGCGGCAGACGCTCAAGGGCGCGCCGTTCATCAATCACGAGACGTTGAAGGAGAAAGGGTTCGACGACGCGGCGCTGGAGCGGCTGGAACACTCGCTCAAGCAGGCGTTCGAGATCCAGTTCGCCTTCAACAAGTTCACGCTGGGCGAGGAGTTCTGCCGCGAGAAGCTGGGCTTCACGGACGCGCAACTGAACGAGCCCAACTTCAACATGCTCAAAGCGCTGGGCTTCACCCAGGAGGAGGTCGCCGCGGCCAACGACTATTGCTGCGGCGCCATGACCGTGGAAGGCGCGCCGCACCTCAAGGCGGAACACCTGCCGGTGTTCGATTGCGCCAACCGGTGCGGCCGGATCGGGCAACGCTACATTCCAATCGAGGCCCACATTCGCATGATGGCGGCCGCGCAACCCTTCATCAGCGGAGGGATCTCCAAGACCATTAATATGCCCGCCGACGCCACGGTGGAGGACGTGAAGGCCGCGTACCTCCTGGCGTGGAGGAGCATGGTGAAAGCCGTCGCGCTCTATCGCGACGGGTCCAAGCTGAGCCAGCCGCTGAACGCCTCCTCGGACAGCGGAAAGGCAGTCGAACCGAGCGCCGACGTGTTGAGCGCCGCCGAAAAAATGACCGAGCGGGTGCTGGTGCGCTACCGGTACCTGGCGAAGCGGAGGCCGTTGCCGGCGCGGAGGAACGGTTACACGCAGAAGGCGATCGTCGGGGGCCACAAGATCTATCTCAGGACCGGCGAGTACGAAGACGGGACGCTGGGCGAGATCTTCCTCGACATGCACAAGGAGGGGGCGGCCTTCCGGAGCCTGATGAACTGCTTCGCGATCGCGATCTCGCTGGGGCTGCAGCATGGGGTGCCGCTGGAAGAGTTCGTCGAAGCCTTCGTCTTCACCAGGTTCGAGCCGAACGGACCGGTCAAGCTCAACGACCGGATCAAGATGGCTACGTCGATCATCGACTACATCTTCCGCGAGCTGGCCGTGACCTACCTGGATCGCTACGACCTGGCGCAGGTGCAGCCCGAGGACCTGCGGATGGATTCGGTGAAGAAGGACGACCAGGACCCGGAGTGCACCGACGAGGAGGCGGACATCCAGGCGCTCCAGTCGGCCTCGATCATCGCAGACAAGTTTCCCTCCCGGCATGACGCGGGAAACGGTGCGAGAGGGAACGGCCAAGGGAACGGGCATGCCCTGGCGCACCAGGTGGAGATCACGCGCGAATCGCTCACCGTCACGGCGATTCGCGACACGGCGCGGCTGAAGGGCTATGAGGGCGATCCCTGCCCCGAGTGCAAGCAGTTCACCATGGTCCGGAACGGGACGTGCCTCAAGTGCGTGAACTGCGGCGCCACGAACGGGTGTTCGTGA
- a CDS encoding DUF4359 domain-containing protein: MDDTKTLALALLTAFLGVCVALAATNPTTDDYLLFLEAKLSQALERMDQTAPSREQNLIRSVFRTQGKRLIAGVVRPNTVRRNWGLVSLFETRVLDVRVVVLGVAGRFVPIEGVEEATLKLGRAVF, from the coding sequence TTGGACGACACGAAGACCCTCGCCTTAGCTCTTCTGACCGCGTTCCTGGGCGTCTGCGTCGCGTTGGCGGCGACAAATCCCACCACCGACGACTACCTCCTCTTCCTCGAGGCGAAACTCTCCCAGGCGCTCGAGCGCATGGATCAAACTGCGCCGAGCCGAGAACAGAATCTCATCCGCTCTGTCTTCAGAACGCAGGGCAAGCGGCTGATCGCGGGTGTGGTGCGTCCGAACACCGTCAGGCGAAACTGGGGGCTGGTGAGCCTGTTCGAAACGCGGGTATTGGACGTTCGGGTCGTGGTGCTGGGCGTGGCGGGCCGGTTTGTACCGATTGAGGGCGTTGAGGAGGCGACGCTGAAACTCGGTCGCGCCGTGTTCTGA
- the mutT gene encoding 8-oxo-dGTP diphosphatase MutT has product MSKEKTVPVIQVAAGLICHEGRYLIARRKSGVHLGGLWEFPGGKREAGETLEDCLRRELREELSITVTAPVHFQVIRHEYPERTVELHFFRCAIAEGQVKPVDCAEVKWIAPEEFGQFAFPPADRPVLEALQRRQGEGSAE; this is encoded by the coding sequence ATGAGCAAGGAAAAGACCGTCCCGGTCATCCAAGTGGCGGCCGGGCTCATCTGCCATGAAGGTCGTTATCTGATCGCGCGCCGGAAGTCCGGCGTTCACCTCGGAGGGTTGTGGGAGTTTCCGGGCGGGAAGCGAGAGGCCGGTGAAACGTTGGAAGATTGTCTGCGGCGCGAGTTACGCGAGGAACTGTCGATCACGGTGACTGCTCCGGTCCACTTTCAGGTGATCCGACATGAATACCCGGAACGAACGGTCGAGCTGCATTTCTTTCGTTGCGCGATTGCGGAGGGACAGGTGAAACCGGTGGACTGCGCGGAGGTCAAATGGATTGCGCCGGAGGAATTCGGACAGTTCGCCTTTCCGCCGGCGGATCGGCCCGTGCTCGAGGCGCTGCAGCGCCGACAAGGCGAAGGTTCGGCGGAATGA
- a CDS encoding MFS transporter: MISRHLWTALANRRVAVMLPLGFASGLPLALTSGTLQAWLTVAGVDLRTVGIFTLVGLPYAVKFLWAPLMDRFVPPWLGRRRGWMVVTQLGVAAGLAAMAVTGPSDHPWALGILALAVAFMSASLDIVFDAYRTDVLQPQERGFGAAVWVNGYRLALVVAGALALILADSIGWRGTYWLMAGLMTAGVATILLSPEPADPGVIPRSLSEAVWGPITEFFSRPEAVGFLLLIVLYKAGDAFAATLSTAFLIGGIGFTATDVGLMKGVGIAATLLGALAGGVAMARMGLFRALLAFGALQAVSNLSFMALAWVGKNYTATVAAVVFENFSGGMGTSAFVAFVMSLCDHRYTATQFALLSSLEALGRVLLGRPAAELVETLGWGQFFLVTFLAALPGLLLLWRLRGALDNHRSPESRRSAGLSPVSPAVE, translated from the coding sequence ATGATATCCCGACATCTGTGGACCGCGCTCGCTAATCGTCGCGTCGCCGTCATGCTGCCGCTGGGGTTCGCCTCCGGCTTGCCCTTGGCCCTCACGTCTGGGACGCTCCAGGCCTGGCTGACCGTTGCGGGAGTCGACCTGCGGACCGTCGGGATTTTCACGCTCGTCGGGCTGCCCTACGCGGTGAAATTTCTCTGGGCGCCCCTCATGGATCGTTTCGTGCCCCCGTGGCTCGGTCGCCGGCGCGGCTGGATGGTCGTGACCCAGCTCGGCGTGGCAGCCGGGCTGGCTGCCATGGCGGTGACCGGACCAAGCGATCATCCCTGGGCGCTCGGGATCCTGGCCCTCGCCGTGGCCTTCATGTCGGCGTCGCTCGACATCGTCTTCGACGCCTACCGGACGGATGTGCTGCAGCCGCAGGAACGGGGTTTTGGCGCGGCGGTCTGGGTAAACGGATATCGACTGGCGCTGGTCGTCGCCGGGGCGCTCGCGCTGATCCTGGCGGATTCGATCGGCTGGCGAGGCACGTATTGGCTGATGGCCGGTCTCATGACGGCGGGGGTGGCGACGATCCTGCTCAGCCCGGAACCGGCGGACCCCGGGGTCATTCCGCGGAGCCTCTCGGAAGCGGTCTGGGGACCGATCACGGAATTCTTCTCCCGCCCGGAAGCGGTCGGCTTCTTGCTGCTGATCGTGCTGTATAAAGCGGGTGATGCCTTCGCGGCGACGCTCTCGACGGCGTTCCTGATCGGGGGGATCGGGTTCACGGCCACCGATGTCGGCCTGATGAAGGGCGTGGGGATCGCCGCAACGTTGCTCGGCGCCTTGGCCGGGGGCGTGGCCATGGCGCGCATGGGCCTCTTTCGCGCGTTGCTGGCTTTCGGAGCGCTGCAGGCCGTCTCGAACCTCTCGTTCATGGCGCTGGCGTGGGTCGGGAAGAATTACACCGCGACGGTGGCGGCGGTCGTCTTCGAAAATTTCTCCGGCGGGATGGGAACCTCCGCGTTCGTCGCCTTCGTGATGTCCCTGTGCGACCACCGCTATACCGCGACCCAGTTCGCCTTGCTGTCGTCGCTGGAAGCCCTCGGCCGCGTGTTGCTCGGCCGGCCGGCGGCGGAATTGGTCGAAACCTTGGGCTGGGGGCAATTTTTCCTAGTCACGTTTCTGGCCGCTTTGCCGGGCCTCCTGCTGCTCTGGAGATTGCGTGGGGCGCTGGACAATCACCGGTCGCCGGAGTCCCGGCGGAGCGCGGGGCTCTCTCCGGTCTCTCCCGCGGTGGAATAA
- the miaB gene encoding tRNA (N6-isopentenyl adenosine(37)-C2)-methylthiotransferase MiaB, with protein sequence MTNPTRFKTVHIETFGCQMNEYDSELVRTILRKEGFDFTEDKERADIVLMNTCAVRENAHNKVYGHLAELKAIKKQRPLVVGVLGCMAQNLKKELTEAEPIVDVLVGPDAYRQLPGLINRAVESQEQGLRRKGIAVDLSEYETYEDILPERAEGVNAWIAIMRGCDNFCTFCVVPYTRGRERSRDPQGVIREAEQLIAQGFKQITLLGQNVNSYRFGDWDFARLITAVADLAGIERVRFTSPHPKDFPPALLDAVAEHPKICKHIHLPLQSGNDRILDLMNRTYTRREYFTLVEEIRRRNPEIALSTDIICGFCSETEDEFQDTYRAVEQVGFHSAFIFKYSERKNTIAARKYADDVPDPVKADRVIRLVDIQKGISLRKNRELLGRTVEVLVEGNAKRSSGQWMGRTDGNITVVWEKDDSQTKPGDLLPIVIQDASATTLFGRPVSRTGLCGRPA encoded by the coding sequence ATGACTAACCCAACGCGCTTCAAGACCGTGCACATCGAAACGTTCGGCTGTCAAATGAACGAGTATGACAGCGAACTGGTTCGAACGATCCTCCGGAAAGAAGGCTTCGACTTCACCGAGGATAAGGAACGGGCCGACATCGTCTTGATGAACACCTGCGCCGTCCGGGAGAACGCCCACAACAAGGTTTACGGCCACCTCGCCGAACTGAAAGCCATCAAGAAGCAGCGTCCGCTCGTCGTCGGTGTCCTGGGCTGCATGGCGCAAAATTTGAAGAAGGAGTTGACCGAGGCCGAACCGATCGTGGACGTGCTGGTCGGGCCAGACGCCTATCGCCAACTCCCGGGCTTGATCAACCGGGCCGTCGAATCTCAAGAGCAGGGACTCCGACGGAAAGGGATCGCGGTCGACCTGTCCGAATACGAGACCTACGAGGACATCCTGCCGGAACGCGCCGAAGGCGTGAACGCGTGGATCGCGATCATGCGGGGCTGCGACAACTTCTGTACCTTCTGCGTAGTGCCGTACACGAGAGGTCGGGAACGGTCGCGCGATCCGCAGGGCGTGATTCGGGAGGCCGAGCAGTTGATCGCGCAGGGATTCAAGCAGATCACGCTGCTCGGACAAAACGTCAATTCCTATCGGTTCGGAGACTGGGACTTCGCTCGGCTGATCACCGCCGTGGCCGACCTTGCCGGAATCGAGCGGGTCCGCTTCACTTCGCCCCATCCGAAGGATTTTCCGCCGGCTCTGCTGGACGCAGTGGCGGAACACCCGAAGATCTGCAAGCACATCCATCTGCCCCTGCAATCCGGCAACGACCGCATCCTGGATTTGATGAACCGCACCTACACGCGACGGGAATACTTCACCCTCGTCGAGGAGATCCGGCGCCGGAATCCGGAGATCGCCCTCTCAACGGACATCATCTGCGGGTTCTGCTCGGAAACGGAAGACGAATTCCAGGACACTTACCGAGCCGTCGAACAGGTCGGATTCCATTCCGCGTTCATTTTCAAGTACTCCGAACGCAAGAACACGATCGCCGCCCGAAAATATGCCGACGACGTGCCGGACCCGGTCAAGGCCGACCGGGTTATACGACTGGTCGACATCCAGAAGGGGATTTCGCTCCGGAAGAACCGGGAACTGCTCGGCCGGACGGTGGAAGTCCTGGTCGAAGGCAATGCCAAACGGTCATCCGGCCAGTGGATGGGACGGACCGACGGTAACATCACGGTGGTCTGGGAGAAGGATGACAGCCAGACCAAACCGGGAGACCTGCTCCCGATCGTGATTCAAGATGCCTCGGCCACTACGTTGTTCGGCCGGCCGGTTTCCCGGACCGGATTGTGCGGCAGACCAGCCTGA
- a CDS encoding DNA methyltransferase, which translates to MNALLQAASNGRHGVSGRIGGVPYSLACVDCFEWMDRRPENSVHAIVTDPPYGLKEYTPEQTEKLRRRKGGVWRIPPSFDGCERNPLPRFTVLTDAERGRLREFFAAFAKRAFRILVPGGHVFIATNPLLSHLVYLPLIEAGFEKRGEIIRLVQTLRGGDRPKNAHEEFSEVTVMPRSCWEPWGLFRKPCEGRVQDNLRKYKTGGLRRPSRDLPFADVIASAPTRPEERAIADHPSLKPQAFMRQIVRAALPLGVGVVLDPFMGGGSTIAAALSVGYESIGLEVDPIYCQMALRAIPKLAVFPVNRNGHMPSIRTETDVVPLPFI; encoded by the coding sequence ATGAATGCGCTTTTACAAGCGGCGAGCAATGGGCGGCACGGTGTGTCCGGCCGCATCGGCGGAGTGCCGTACAGCCTTGCCTGTGTCGATTGCTTCGAATGGATGGACCGCCGTCCCGAAAACTCCGTTCATGCGATCGTGACCGATCCGCCGTATGGGTTGAAAGAATACACTCCTGAGCAGACCGAAAAGCTACGAAGGAGAAAGGGAGGCGTCTGGCGTATCCCCCCGTCGTTCGACGGCTGCGAACGGAATCCGCTCCCCCGCTTCACCGTTCTTACTGATGCGGAAAGGGGGCGCCTGAGAGAGTTTTTTGCGGCGTTTGCCAAAAGGGCATTTCGGATTTTGGTTCCCGGCGGTCATGTGTTTATCGCCACCAACCCTCTGCTTTCGCATCTGGTGTATCTGCCGCTCATCGAAGCGGGCTTCGAGAAGCGGGGCGAGATTATCAGGCTCGTCCAAACGCTGCGCGGCGGGGATAGACCGAAAAATGCGCATGAAGAGTTCTCAGAGGTCACCGTCATGCCGCGATCGTGCTGGGAGCCCTGGGGGCTCTTTCGAAAACCCTGTGAGGGACGGGTTCAGGATAATCTCAGGAAGTACAAGACGGGCGGACTCAGGCGTCCTTCCAGAGATCTGCCCTTCGCGGACGTGATTGCATCTGCACCGACACGACCCGAGGAGCGGGCGATTGCGGACCATCCGTCATTAAAGCCGCAGGCGTTCATGCGTCAGATCGTGCGGGCAGCCCTGCCCTTAGGCGTTGGAGTGGTGCTCGATCCCTTTATGGGCGGCGGCTCGACGATCGCGGCAGCACTCTCGGTCGGCTACGAAAGCATTGGCCTGGAGGTCGATCCGATCTACTGCCAGATGGCCCTGCGAGCAATTCCCAAGCTTGCGGTCTTTCCCGTGAATCGAAACGGCCACATGCCCAGCATCCGAACGGAGACCGACGTGGTCCCACTTCCGTTCATCTAG
- a CDS encoding GNAT family N-acetyltransferase gives MSVRFPVEAKLKDGSPVQLVLADERDVEPLRRLYRVIVEEGTSYPHERPPDQDDFMEYWFRGKSTVAAYAPDRLRASDMAGAFYLKPNWPGRARHVANAGFIVAPEWRNKGLGWLLGATMLDYAKQLGYRSVIFNLVFAENRVARRLWEKLGFHELAVIPGAVRKNDGTYQGAVIMFRSLI, from the coding sequence ATGAGCGTTCGCTTTCCCGTCGAGGCGAAACTCAAAGACGGTTCGCCGGTTCAGTTGGTGCTGGCCGACGAACGTGACGTGGAGCCCCTGCGACGGCTGTACCGGGTGATCGTGGAGGAGGGGACTTCGTACCCGCACGAACGGCCTCCGGATCAGGACGACTTCATGGAGTACTGGTTTCGCGGCAAGAGCACCGTGGCAGCCTACGCGCCGGATCGCTTGCGCGCTTCGGACATGGCGGGAGCGTTCTACCTCAAACCGAACTGGCCCGGACGGGCGAGGCATGTCGCCAACGCCGGCTTTATCGTGGCGCCGGAATGGCGCAACAAAGGCCTGGGCTGGCTGTTGGGCGCGACGATGCTGGACTACGCTAAACAGCTTGGGTATCGGAGCGTGATCTTCAACCTTGTGTTCGCGGAAAACCGGGTCGCGCGCCGTCTCTGGGAAAAGCTCGGCTTCCATGAACTGGCCGTCATCCCCGGCGCGGTGCGGAAGAACGACGGGACGTATCAGGGTGCGGTGATCATGTTTCGATCCTTGATCTAA
- the mtaB gene encoding tRNA (N(6)-L-threonylcarbamoyladenosine(37)-C(2))-methylthiotransferase MtaB, which translates to MRTSRPRASLHTLGCRLNQAETALLADRLRRDGYELVEFGRPTDLLVLNTCSVTENAEKDCRYAVRRTLRHSPHAFVAVTGCYAQTGMQVLRDLPGIDLIVGTQYKMNLPDYLPAPAALKKQPAPQVLHTKAIAREDFLLPGAGECGTVRAPLKIQDGCNFMCSFCLIPFARGRERSRQTDDAVREAEELVAKGHREVVLTGVNIGRYDRDGRGLIDLIRRLEGIAGLERIRISSIEPTTIPDELLDYMASSSKLCRYLHVPLQSGDDGILRAMNRRYTVGDYASLIDKAVRTIPDVGLGTDLLVGFPGEGEKEFANTLRVAEELPFSYFHVFSFSKRPGTAAARLTNPVNPATVKTRTRILSELSRAKRLAFYQKQIGRTVRVLFETKQKDGLWTGLTSTFTKVGVSSDADLTNVIRNVVITGAMDGLAVGHLDPPTGATLRPRLREIRLVAHD; encoded by the coding sequence ATGCGAACATCTCGTCCCCGCGCTTCCTTGCACACGCTCGGTTGCCGGCTCAACCAGGCGGAGACCGCTCTGCTGGCCGACCGGTTGCGACGCGACGGATACGAGCTGGTCGAGTTCGGCCGGCCGACCGATCTGCTCGTGCTCAACACCTGCTCCGTCACGGAGAATGCGGAGAAGGATTGTCGCTATGCGGTGCGCAGAACCCTGCGCCATTCCCCCCATGCCTTCGTGGCCGTGACCGGCTGCTACGCGCAAACCGGCATGCAGGTCCTGCGCGATCTGCCGGGGATCGATTTGATCGTCGGCACCCAATACAAGATGAACCTGCCGGATTACCTGCCGGCGCCGGCCGCCCTGAAGAAACAACCGGCCCCCCAGGTGCTTCATACGAAAGCGATCGCACGTGAGGATTTCCTGCTGCCCGGCGCCGGCGAGTGCGGCACGGTGCGGGCGCCCCTGAAAATCCAGGACGGCTGCAATTTCATGTGCAGCTTTTGCCTCATTCCGTTTGCGCGGGGCCGCGAGCGGAGCCGCCAAACCGACGATGCCGTCCGTGAAGCCGAGGAACTGGTCGCAAAAGGCCACCGTGAAGTGGTGCTCACCGGCGTGAACATCGGACGATACGACCGGGACGGGCGCGGGCTGATCGACCTGATCCGCCGCTTGGAAGGCATCGCCGGCCTGGAACGGATCCGTATCTCGTCGATCGAGCCGACGACGATCCCGGACGAGTTGCTCGACTACATGGCTTCGTCCTCCAAGCTCTGCCGCTATCTCCATGTTCCGCTCCAAAGCGGCGACGACGGCATCCTGCGGGCCATGAACCGGCGCTACACGGTCGGCGACTATGCGAGCCTGATCGACAAAGCGGTCCGGACGATCCCCGATGTGGGGCTGGGCACCGATCTTCTCGTCGGGTTTCCGGGCGAAGGCGAGAAGGAATTCGCGAACACCCTGCGGGTTGCGGAAGAGCTGCCGTTCTCCTACTTTCATGTCTTCAGCTTCTCCAAGCGTCCCGGAACGGCCGCGGCCCGTCTGACCAATCCCGTGAACCCGGCGACGGTCAAGACGCGGACGCGGATCCTCTCGGAACTCTCCCGAGCGAAACGCCTGGCCTTTTACCAAAAGCAGATCGGCCGGACGGTCCGGGTGCTGTTCGAAACCAAACAGAAGGACGGGCTGTGGACCGGCTTGACGAGTACCTTCACGAAGGTCGGGGTCTCTTCGGATGCCGACCTCACCAACGTCATCAGGAATGTGGTCATCACCGGAGCGATGGACGGTCTCGCGGTCGGACATCTCGATCCCCCGACCGGCGCCACCTTGCGTCCGCGCCTTCGGGAGATCCGATTGGTCGCCCATGACTAA